Proteins encoded by one window of Phenylobacterium soli:
- a CDS encoding alpha/beta fold hydrolase — MPRARNGAVELEYETFGDDRPETILLINGLGSQMTRWPEPFCERLVARGYRAIRFDNRDVGLSSWLDGQSYTLSDMAADAMAVLDAAGVERAHVAGVSMGGMITQKVAIDHPHRVLSITSIMSAPGVGPALQSTPEAAAVLNTPPPDPAADFEAFVAHGVKNARIIGSPGYPWDEAALRERVIAEHRRAFNPEGVARQRRAIFNDGDRAPDLAKLSVPAVVVHGTHDPLVQPIGGELTAKAVPGAELRVVEGMGHDLPPGLYDTIVDAIVAAASRARAAA; from the coding sequence ATGCCCCGCGCACGCAATGGCGCCGTCGAGCTGGAGTACGAGACCTTCGGCGACGACCGGCCCGAGACCATCCTGCTGATCAACGGCCTCGGCTCGCAGATGACCCGCTGGCCCGAGCCCTTCTGCGAGAGGCTGGTGGCCCGCGGCTACCGCGCCATCCGCTTCGACAACCGCGACGTCGGCCTGTCGAGCTGGCTGGACGGGCAGAGCTACACCCTCTCCGACATGGCCGCCGACGCCATGGCGGTGCTGGACGCCGCGGGCGTCGAGCGCGCCCACGTGGCGGGCGTCTCGATGGGCGGGATGATCACCCAGAAGGTGGCCATCGACCATCCGCACCGGGTGCTGTCGATCACCTCGATCATGTCGGCGCCCGGCGTCGGCCCGGCCCTGCAGTCGACCCCCGAGGCGGCGGCGGTGCTGAACACCCCGCCGCCGGATCCGGCGGCCGACTTCGAGGCCTTCGTGGCGCACGGGGTGAAGAACGCCCGGATCATCGGCAGCCCCGGCTATCCGTGGGACGAGGCGGCGCTGCGCGAGCGGGTGATCGCCGAGCACCGGCGGGCGTTCAATCCGGAGGGCGTGGCGCGGCAGCGGCGGGCGATCTTCAACGATGGCGACCGCGCGCCGGACCTCGCCAAGCTCAGCGTCCCGGCGGTGGTGGTGCACGGCACGCACGACCCGCTGGTCCAGCCGATCGGCGGCGAGCTGACCGCCAAGGCGGTCCCGGGCGCGGAGCTGCGCGTCGTCGAGGGCATGGGCCACGACCTGCCGCCCGGGCTCTACGACACCATCGTCGACGCCATCGTCGCGGCCGCCAGCCGCGCCAGGGCCGCGGCCTGA
- a CDS encoding SDR family NAD(P)-dependent oxidoreductase — MGRLEGRSAVITGAASGIGRAAAKLFAAEGARVVCVDRAETVADTAKAITEAGGKALALTGDAADEAFVASYVKRAVDDHGGLDVLWANAGVSGGWVPMQEQDAAHWAEIVRINLIGHFLALKHAAPIMVAAGKGSIIMTASVAGIRSGAGGMPYSASKAGVISLAQTSANELYGTGVRVNAICPGLIETGMTKPVYDQARARGTEEKIGQLNPLTRGGEPIEIANMGLFLASDEASYVNGQFIAVDGGLSSSHPVVRRKR; from the coding sequence ATGGGACGTCTGGAGGGCCGCTCGGCCGTGATCACCGGCGCGGCCAGCGGCATCGGCCGCGCCGCCGCCAAGCTGTTCGCCGCCGAGGGCGCGCGGGTGGTGTGCGTCGACCGCGCCGAGACGGTGGCCGACACTGCCAAGGCCATCACCGAGGCCGGCGGCAAGGCGCTGGCCCTGACCGGCGATGCGGCCGACGAGGCCTTCGTGGCGAGCTATGTGAAGCGGGCGGTGGACGACCACGGCGGCCTCGACGTGCTGTGGGCCAACGCCGGCGTCTCCGGCGGCTGGGTTCCCATGCAGGAGCAGGACGCCGCCCACTGGGCCGAGATCGTCCGCATCAACCTGATCGGCCACTTCCTGGCCCTGAAGCACGCCGCCCCGATCATGGTCGCCGCGGGCAAGGGCTCGATCATCATGACCGCCTCGGTGGCCGGCATCCGCTCGGGCGCCGGCGGCATGCCCTATTCGGCGTCGAAGGCCGGCGTCATCAGCCTGGCGCAGACCTCGGCCAATGAGCTCTACGGCACCGGCGTGCGGGTCAACGCCATCTGCCCGGGGCTGATCGAGACCGGCATGACCAAGCCGGTCTACGACCAGGCTCGCGCCCGCGGCACCGAGGAGAAGATCGGCCAGCTCAACCCGCTGACCCGCGGCGGCGAGCCCATCGAGATCGCCAACATGGGCCTGTTCCTGGCCTCGGACGAAGCGTCCTACGTCAACGGCCAGTTCATCGCGGTGGACGGCGGCCTGTCCTCCTCGCACCCCGTCGTGCGGCGCAAGCGGTGA
- a CDS encoding histidine phosphatase family protein, whose protein sequence is MIYLVRHGQTEWNVEQRIQGRTESPLTPRGRLQAQAMAELLAQRLSAEGAAGVGPGGWRLVASPLGRAQATAAAIAERTGLRLETEDRLAEICCGEWEGRLRSEIFRLHPERLANKEWFYGAPGGETYEAVWRRVADFLADLPPEPERRLIVVGHGVSGRLLRGAYAGFSRRETIDQDVPQDAVFRLVGGRIERFDCPEVPA, encoded by the coding sequence GTGATCTACCTCGTCCGCCACGGGCAGACGGAGTGGAACGTCGAGCAGCGGATCCAGGGCCGCACGGAGTCCCCGCTGACGCCGCGCGGCCGCCTGCAGGCGCAGGCCATGGCGGAGCTGCTGGCCCAACGACTGTCGGCCGAGGGCGCCGCCGGGGTCGGCCCGGGGGGCTGGCGGCTGGTGGCCAGCCCGCTCGGCCGGGCGCAGGCGACCGCCGCCGCCATCGCCGAGCGGACGGGACTTCGCCTCGAGACCGAGGATCGCCTGGCGGAGATCTGCTGCGGCGAGTGGGAGGGACGGCTGCGGAGCGAGATCTTCCGCCTCCATCCCGAGCGCCTCGCCAACAAGGAATGGTTCTACGGCGCGCCGGGGGGCGAGACCTATGAGGCGGTATGGCGGCGCGTGGCGGACTTCCTCGCCGACCTGCCGCCCGAGCCCGAGCGGCGCCTGATCGTGGTGGGCCATGGGGTCTCGGGCCGCCTGTTGCGCGGCGCCTATGCCGGCTTCTCCCGCCGGGAGACCATCGATCAAGACGTGCCGCAGGACGCCGTCTTCCGCCTCGTGGGCGGCCGCATCGAGCGGTTCGACTGCCCGGAGGTCCCGGCCTAG